In Zingiber officinale cultivar Zhangliang chromosome 1A, Zo_v1.1, whole genome shotgun sequence, the DNA window TGGCCCTTCAGAGTAAATCAATATAATTTTAGGGTGTAGTTTCAATTAGACGTTAACAAAATGAATTAAATGCATTGAGAATATAAATATATAGGACAATCAGCCGTGCTAGCGAAAATGGTACTCAAGGTCCTCATGATCGCTGCGAAAAGAACTACCGCCCAAAATGTTTTTATTCACGggggaaaaataataattttacgtCAAATCTTACCTTTTAAGAGTAGAGCAATGATTCTCCAGTGAAATTAATTCAAGAAATCAATAAAAGCCGGACAATATCCCAGTTATTTTATTGACCAATATATTCCTCGCCAACATTAAGCCCGTTGTACGTGATTCTGGAGTACTGGACTTATTTGAAGAGCGATCAAGCAACTGTTTGATCGAAAAGATGCTTCCGGATCTGCATTAGAGACAGAGGAAGATGTTTTCTTGGAAAGCTGAAGGCAAACCAAACCCAATTGTGTGTAATTATCTTAGCAAGAAAATTCATCATAGTGCTAAAAACATGAAGAATGCTTAATGAAACTATCTAAACCAAAATCTGATTGATTAAAGCCAGGACACAAATCTCTTAGGGCATGTACAGTCAATATAGTAATGAGCTGTTGTAAGAAAAAAGATAGATACAAGTACAGGTAAATACTTCTCAACTTTGCAAACAAACAAGATCTAGTTAAATTTTGCGGTGAatatgtatctaatgaaacaAGAGAATTAGAGTATTTAAGTGATGATCTTAGTGAATGTGGTAGATACTGGCAAGTTCGAAAAACATTTACCTAAATGCTTTAATTTGATGAATATATCTTGATGAACAACTAACTATATTGCTTCTCTCTAGTTTTACTGCAAACTAGGAAACGAGTGAACTTGATCATCAATTACTTTGGGCCAAATATATTCACTAGATTTAATCTGTTTCTCAACATAATTCATTTCTGAGAAAGTAAGAGGATAAAGTGAAAATTGAGAGTACCTCGGGGAGTTTCTTCCGGAAGACAACATCAAGCCTTGCATCTAGTGTGTTCTCACAGACAATTTTACCATCTCTAGATGCCAAGACAACACCTCCAGAGCTGAAGCACCGAAAGTATTTGGTTAGTGGAGACTCAAGTTAATAGCTTTAAGTAAAGAGGAACAAGCTTCTAATTCGAAAATTGTAATATTTAAAACGCAGACAAAAACTTAAAAATGAATGAATGTTAGCTGTCGGAAGAAGTTATAGAAATATAAGCCCATTACTTTCACAAAAGAAATTTAAGTTAAGAAGACAGTCATGAAGCTAAAAACTAAACTACTAAACTCGATTATCAAGCATGACTTCCATGGTTCATGGTATGTGCAATCCAACAAAGAAGTGGAGTGGATTGAACACAATTTTGGAGGAAAGTACTTGAGTATCATTGTAAATCTCTATAGAGTCAGCTTATTTTAACTTGAGCAGATACACTAGACAGaaaaatataacaagaaagaaatccAAAGGTCTATCAGACATCAGGATGTCAATCATATTGAGTATAAAACCTCAATCATGTAATAAAGAGTTTCAGCATGTTATAGGATGCTGTTTATTCCAGCTGTTATCCAGGATTTGCAGCAGGCACAAAATAACCATAAAAAAATAGGCACCataataacttaaattaactGAAAGACACATCTATTACTAAGAATTAATGAGTGGTTTAGAAATTCATGACATAATATAATTGATCATTTTAATCAGTATATTACTTCTTTTTTTCTTTGAAAGCTTTAACTTGAACAACACAAGCAAAAATAATAAGTTATTATAAAGCTTCTAGATTCATCAAGATCAAGttacaaaataataatattaaaaataataataataataataataacaacaaagaaATTATATCAGGGCCTGAATTCCACGTAGCATACAGGTAAAAGAAGGATAAGCAGCTCCATGATTTTAATACTTGAGTCTCAGTATAagatggaaagaaaaaaaaaataccaataTGAGCCATGAGCATTCTTAGGATTCAGAGGTGGTGGCAAGAAAGTGTTCTTGTCTATCCCAATGTCAGGAGGATTTGCACTTGATTTGTCGGCATATTCTTTCTTTGCCAAGGTTAAAACAGATTCCACAAGGTCAAGGTCATCTTTGCGACAACGCAATACAACGGCTGGTTCTTTCAGTCTTAGCAAGCTCTGCATGGCAAAACATTAGTGGTATTTCTACCCCCAAAACTTGTaaaatgcaaaaaaggaaagacgAAACAAATAAAAGAAGTCAACTTATTTTCATGCTAATCAGTAAGTATGCCctttaggttaaaaaaaataattctgaAGTACATTTGAATGTTTGTTAACATCTAATATAGATATTGTTTTTTAGAATAGCTATCTTTCTAGATGATTGATCAGATAAGAATCAGAAAGAAAGAAATGTCTGAATTGCATCTGTCCTAAAGTAACCTGGACTATCAGATCTTTCAGAAGCTTTGCATAAGGTTTCCGGTTGTTGCTCACAAGCAGGAGTTCTTTTGCTGCCACTTCTTTCATGGAGTTGACTAAGTCATCCTGTGCTTGAAGAACTTTTATACGAGAAGCATTCAGCTGCATGGAGTATTCGCTGTAAAGAACAATATATAACAACTTCAAATGGAGATTGAAATCAGATAAATGTAAATATTAAGGAATTTTGCAATTTTCAATGCAACATCTGCACAGAAAATTTCAACAGGATGATCGCAAGTAAGTTTCCATGTGACACTGCCAATTGTTTACTCCAGGATGCTACTAAGGCACAATAAGTGGGTGTATAATTGTATGATTGCACCAACTTAATGATCAATTAGACCATTAAAGATCTTATGTGATAgttactattccaaaggttagtagccgcccgtgatttaccttctccgtgttggccttgggacgagtTGGAGGgggacgctgggggcgagcgtattcgccttttgccacaattagACCATTAAAGATCATAGGATATTCACAAATCTTAGTAGGATTGATatgaaaagagaaagaaagacaGTGTTAGAGTATCTCTCAGTACTCTTATATTTTTCTTCACTGGCATATGGTCGTACTAACTTTTGAGTTCCATCTATTTACTGCAAAATTTTAGTTAGATTTAGCTGTTTGTAGTATACGCCGAGTATTCTTATTTAAGTTAACATAATGTCTATTACATAA includes these proteins:
- the LOC122030352 gene encoding V-type proton ATPase subunit E-like, giving the protein MKTQKDRIAYDLVVLLANATEAIRRTIYSHFQAVRRNPLRRAFTSNLLPPPQSRDCCLIESKMNDADVSNQILQMVRFIRQEAEEKANEINVAAEEEFNIEKLQLLEADRKKIRQEYERKQKQIDIRKKIEYSMQLNASRIKVLQAQDDLVNSMKEVAAKELLLVSNNRKPYAKLLKDLIVQSLLRLKEPAVVLRCRKDDLDLVESVLTLAKKEYADKSSANPPDIGIDKNTFLPPPLNPKNAHGSYCSGGVVLASRDGKIVCENTLDARLDVVFRKKLPEIRKHLFDQTVA